The following DNA comes from Papaver somniferum cultivar HN1 chromosome 4, ASM357369v1, whole genome shotgun sequence.
GCGGtgttccaccacctccacctcctagGAGGACACTCAAAAATCTGACATCCCCatcgtttgatcaacaaaagTTGTGTGTCAACTTGGAAGATTCAATTGAGCTCATATCTCAGTTGATTCATTGGTTACCTAAGTTCAAAGGTATTACAGGAGATGATCCAAATCGTCATTTACTACTGTTTCAACATAGGTTGACAAGTTTGATGCCAACTGGAACTGATCAAGGAAGAGATTTACTGacagcttttccattctctttgatTGATTCTGCAGAAGAATGGTTTTATGGTCTTCCATctggaagtatcacaacatggaacgAGATGCAGAGAGCAATTTTAGAAAAGTACTTTCCCGCCTCTAAAGCATCAACTATTCGTAAAGAAATTAGTGGGATTGAACAAATTACTGGTGAGACTCTTTACGACTACTGGGAACGGTATAAGAAGGTGTTAGCGAGCTGCCCACATCATCAAATCTCTGAGAAACTCATAGTGCAGTATTTTTACGATGGTTTTCTCCAATCCGAGAGAAATCTTATTGATGCAGCTAGTGGTGGTGCTTTGACAAACAAAACCATTGACGAAGCGACATAATTGATCGAGAATATGGCTGAAAATACGCAATAATTCAACACAAGAGGTATGTCTATGAGTCGAAAGGTTAATGAGGTTACTTCTTCACCGCATTTAGAACATAGGATTGGTAATATGGAGAAGTTTATACAACAAATGGACTCAGTAATCATTCCTTCTTATGAGGAAGaagttgaacaagtaaatgcAGTATTTCCGAATCAACAGAGACAACGGTATGATCCATATTCCAACACTTATAGTCTAGGGTGGAGAGATCATCCCAATTTtagttatgcaaacaagcaagatGCAGATCAAGGACCGGTTTTCAATCGTCCTAGTGgtgttcaacaacaacaacaaccacaaccagtGCAGAACTCAGAATCATCAGAGATGCTTGCTATGATGAATAATCTAACCACAATGGTGCAAAAGAATCAGCAAACGGCTGATGGTGccatcaaggagttgcagacacaaattaGCACCATGGATGGTAGATTGAACCATTTGGAGACGCAGAATAATGGGAAACTCCCTTATCAACCTCTTAACCCAAGAGATTCTGTCAACGCTGTGACATTGAGAAATGGTACACGAACTGTGCAACCAGAAGATGCTGAGAATAACAAAGACCCTAAGGGGCCGGTTTTGGAGAAAGATATTACTGACTTTTCCCAAACCGATGAGGTACCTAAAGAAAACTCTAAGACTcatgtttctacttatgttcctccttttccttttcctcgCAGGTTTGATAACTCTAAAAAGGCGGAACAAGATAAGGAGATCTTAGATATTTTcaggaagattcatgtgaacattccaCTAATGGATGCTATTAAACAAATCCCCAAGTACGCgagaattatgaaaaacttgtgcacCAATAAACAGAGGTTaaccggtaatgaggtaatgaAAGTGGGGGAAAATTCTTCGGCTATCTTGCAAAAGAAACTCCCACTTAAATATAAAGACCCCGATAGTTTTGATATTCCTATTTTTATTGGTAACACTAAGTTTAATAAGGCCATGCTTGATTTAGGAGCATCAGTAAATGTTATGACTGCATCTATATATGAATCTCTCAATTTAGGTCCCTTGAAAGAAACTGGAATTACTTTACAGTTGGCTGACCGTTCTAATGTATACCCTAGAGGTATTATTGAGGATGTACTTGTGCAGGTGAACCAGCTAATTTTTCCAGCGGATTTCCGTGTATTGGAGATGATAGACGGATTAACTTACACATATCTACCGTTACTTCTTGGTCGACCATTTATGAGCACGGCTAGAACTAAAATTGATGTGCATGATGGTTCATTGACTATGAAATTTGATGGAGAAGTAATATGTTTCAACATTTACGAAacaatgagatatcctagtgttgTCCACTATTGCTTCTCTGTTGATGTGATTGACTCACTAGCTCAACAGATGTTTGATTTGAGGTGTGATGATCCATTGGAGACTGTTATCACGAGAAGTGTGGGCTCTAAAGATTTTAAAGATCCGAGGACCGAGCTTAAGTTAGGGGAcaaatttgaggaaaccattggTGAACTTAATTCGTTGCAACAGTGCCCACctactcatgatatttcttttatCTCTTTACCATGGATGAAAAGTTATTGTCATCTATTTTGCAGGCACCTAAGCTAGAACTAAAGCCTCTTCCTGATCACCTAAAATACATGTATTTGGGTGATAATGAAGAGTTGCCAGTAATAGTTTCGAATGTACTAACTAAATTGCAGGAACAAAGAGTTCTTCGAGTTTTGAGGGAGTACAAAACTACTATAGGATGGAcgattgctgatatcaagggaaTAAGCCCATCAACGTGCATGCATAAAATACGGCTCGAGGATGaagcaaagcctacaagggaggCACAACGCCGCTTGAATCCTCCAATGATGGAAGTCGTAAAGAAAGAGATACTAAAGTTATTAGACGTGGGAGTTATCCACCCCATTTCTGATAGCaaatgggtgagcccggtacaagtggtaccaaagaagtcgGGCGTTACAGTGGTGCAAAATGATAAAAACGAGAtcgtcccaactcgtgtgcaaaccgatTGGAGGTTTTGTATAGATTACAGAAAACTGAATGCAACCACTAAAAAATATCATTTTCCTTTACCTTTTATGGATCAAATGTTGGAACGTTTGTCTGGACACTCTCAGTATTATTTttttgatggttattcaggttacaatcagattgctATAGCACCCGAGGATCAAAAGAAAACTACTTTTACTTATCCGTTCGGAACA
Coding sequences within:
- the LOC113272710 gene encoding uncharacterized protein LOC113272710, which produces MSMSRKVNEVTSSPHLEHRIGNMEKFIQQMDSVIIPSYEEEVEQVNAVFPNQQRQRYDPYSNTYSLGWRDHPNFSYANKQDADQGPVFNRPSGVQQQQQPQPVQNSESSEMLAMMNNLTTMVQKNQQTADGAIKELQTQISTMDGRLNHLETQNNGKLPYQPLNPRDSVNAVTLRNGTRTVQPEDAENNKDPKGPVLEKDITDFSQTDEVPKENSKTHVSTYVPPFPFPRRFDNSKKAEQDKEILDIFRKIHVNIPLMDAIKQIPKYARIMKNLCTNKQRLTGNEVMKVGENSSAILQKKLPLKYKDPDSFDIPIFIGNTKFNKAMLDLGASVNVMTASIYESLNLGPLKETGITLQLADRSNVYPRGIIEDVLVQVNQLIFPADFRVLEMIDGLTYTYLPLLLGRPFMSTARTKIDVHDGSLTMKFDGEVICFNIYETMRYPSVVHYCFSVDVIDSLAQQMFDLRCDDPLETVITRSVGSKDFKDPRTELKLGDKFEETIGELNSLQQCPPTHDISFISLPWMKSYCHLFCRHLS